The nucleotide sequence ccatcttaactagagacaaacaaacaacaaaataggaaaacagccctgagaaccccgtccaccaaatttcagttagcacggcatccaagattcttttccggggagtgtgcagtgcagctgacgctgctcagaccatataccgtcgccagtctcactcaactcttgcgcattccattctacgctacgtgacaatgcaaaaatgaatgaatcaaacccgcccagagagcgtcttgtgcgaggggacacacgatatagagaacaacaaaacacacaggggacaccaccaaagttggagagaacgtttccaccacggcagccgcgccgttacgcgcttttttttttcctcccccccactgcacacctccgacaccacgggaacgttcaccgtcccgttgccctacactggcgtttcttttcaaccccccaccctattcctcgctccccggacattcgaccgatcacaaagtgcaacctctcgttaccgtcgggtgcccctcttcatccccggggcgccaacaacaaaacaaaaacaccaccgacgccgtcgtctcgcgtcacctcactcaactgagcggaaaatacacgtacatccagaatgacgacaccgcctccacaaacaaaaaccagacgtcagacgtcaggtcgaaagagggcaccgtacgtcgtggcgcgtggtctcctaactcacctcgcgcgtacaaatacaatgcaatgcgtgtctcctcacgttcacacacacctccacgctccacttttacgtcgcccaaccaaccaactaacttaacgcacccgctcggcgtagaagcagctgtaggcggcaacgtgtttctcaccctcgccaccaacggtgtgacatccgacagtcgcggtttgctttccgttccacacctccggccataccatacaaaggggacaaaaaaaatatatatatatatatatatatatatcaaacaagccaactccagcgatccgcccccctaacaccaacacgtctcgaaacacccacgcccacgacccggctgtggctaaagtgcgtatcccaacgtcacaccaaaaccaaaggcgccggcgccgcaccacaccacaagctacagctacagctgtgccgccgtccacccgctcacaacaacaacaacaacaacaacaacaacaacaattccgcccttcccgcaaaggcatttcggtggccctgaaaagggccgttttttcttttcttcgccgcgccgcggacgagcctcctatttccaagagccacctccttacttggagctcgtgtacttggtcaccgccttcgtgccctcgctcaccgcgtgcttggccagctcgccaggcagcaagagccgcacagcggtctggatctcgcgggacgtgatggtcgagcgcttgttgtagtgcgccaggcgagaagcctcggccgcaatgcgctcgaaaatgtcgttcacgaagctgttcatgatgctcatcgccttcgaagagatgcccgtgtcagggtgcacctgcttcagcaccttgtagatgtagatggcatagctctccttcctcttgcgcttcttcttcttgtcgcccttcgaaatgttcttctgcgccttgccagccttcttggcggctttcccgctagtcttgggcggcatcacgaacaaacagtcagtcagtcaggcgctccgctccagtcagcgtctccccacacagtggcacccgccgcacgccgccgccgcacctttaccagctcgccctgctgcggccgccgaccaatggggcgcgcgcgcaaccggccgccgcacccgagcccataaaggacccccaccccgccggcgccggcacgcatcTCCACAACGGGGACAGCGGGAATGCCTTTCACGCAAGTGTAAGCGCACTCACGCCTACCGAATTCGAAAAAAGCAAGAGAAATTGTCGTGTTCCACACTATATTATAGGCGAGATGTTTCGGAAAGCCGGAACGTAGGGCGCACGATAGTCAGGGATTGTCGCAAGCCAGGGCCCTGTCTGCGGACAGACCAGCCCGCGTTTGCAGCGCAAAGGCCTCAAAATTAGGGTTGTGATCTCACACAAACAGTTACAAAACAGGCACTCACATTTAACAAGACGACCCGGCACCCGGCACTGAATACGACATGTCAACTCACGCTCAAATAAACATAAACCAAGACTCACGAATCATAACGGTCGAAAACATAACGGGAGCAATGACCAACACCACACCGGCGACCGAAATGGCGACAACACAAACACAGATAGAGGCTCAAGACAAACAGACCATGCCCCCACCGAACACCATAACACTGGACCCCAATAATGCGGACAACCAACTTACCGACGCCACTGACGACGAAAGCTCCCAACCCGGAGATCGAAAGCGGCAAAGGAAAACAACAGCTACCTCAAAAGCCAGGCCAAGGAAAGCCACCACGGAGAAATCCGAAACAAAAGCGAAATCTACAAAAACGGGATCAACCACAGAAAAAAACACAGCACGAAAAATTCCTGCTGATGAACGTCTAACCCAAACCGCGAACGGAAATGGCACACCTCAGGACCTCGCggagaacaaacacacacaagtCCCCACAAGGGAAATTCTCGATATCAACACAAACGAAGATGACGATGAGGACAGTAATTGGCAAACAGTCGAGAACAAAAAGTCAAGACGCAACTCAATGCCAAAAAAGGCTGACATCCACACAAACACACCTCAGGATAACCTAGCGGGAacagaaacaaaactaaaaattgAAAATCTCAATACAGGAGAAACTCAGAAATCACTTTACGAACAACTAAAAATACTTAATGTGCTGCAACATGTGCAAGACATGGCGGTGTACACAAACCGCACAGCCACAATCACGAGCTTCCACCCTGATATTGAAACACTCATCCGCAGAACCATCGGGACACAGTATAGACCAGAAGCGAAAATAACAAGACTgaccaaacaaaacaaacttacgcAAAACAAACAATTAACTGAACCATCACTGAGTGTAGTGATAACTAAGGTCACTCACGACGTAACTGAAAAAGACATAGAGGAGGAGCTAACTAACCTGGGCCTCGAGTTCACCAAAGTAAAAAGAATCATCTCAAGAGAATATGGAAAGCCAATACAGAAAGTCAGAGTCATCTCGCGAAATAAAAACACAATAGACGAACTCCTAACAAACCATTTCAGGATATTCCGCAAGTTCCATCCAGTGGAACAGTCACATGTTCCCCCACCACAACCAGCCCAATgtgcaaaatgccacacatttgacCACACAACAGAGAACTGCCGCAACAAACCAGTATGCAACAGATGCGGAGGACAACACCCAATTGCGGCATGCCAACAGGAAATCAGCAAACCCACTTGCGTAAATTGTAATGGAGAACACCTGTCGACAGACATCAACTGCCCAAAAAGGCCGAAGGCTCCCGTATCGATAGAGGCAACAGCAAAAATCGTATGCACCGACAAGCCTACAAAAAGAACAACTGATGAAGAAACAACACCACAAGCAGTAGTTTGCGAGGACTTCATCCGCGCAACGACACTCGCGCTCATAAATATTCTTCCAGACAGAAAAAACCTAGTCATAACAGCCATGAAAGACATATCCAGGGCCTTTTTCGGGCGCCAAATGAACGTGTCACAGGCCTGGAACCGGATACACTTTAGCATCTCCCCAGCCGGCAACTACCAAAATGAACAAGGACAGGACCGCAAGCAAACAGAAAAACCAGCACGTTCACGGGAATAAATAGAACGAAAGCAAAAATCGGGGTAGTGAACGCAAATGGTGTCAATACGAAAATACCACTCATCGAAAATATAATTAAGAAG is from Schistocerca gregaria isolate iqSchGreg1 unplaced genomic scaffold, iqSchGreg1.2 ptg001435l, whole genome shotgun sequence and encodes:
- the LOC126332186 gene encoding uncharacterized protein LOC126332186, which produces MPPPNTITLDPNNADNQLTDATDDESSQPGDRKRQRKTTATSKARPRKATTEKSETKAKSTKTGSTTEKNTARKIPADERLTQTANGNGTPQDLAENKHTQVPTREILDINTNEDDDEDSNWQTVENKKSRRNSMPKKADIHTNTPQDNLAGTETKLKIENLNTGETQKSLYEQLKILNVLQHVQDMAVYTNRTATITSFHPDIETLIRRTIGTQYRPEAKITRLTKQNKLTQNKQLTEPSLSVVITKVTHDVTEKDIEEELTNLGLEFTKVKRIISREYGKPIQKVRVISRNKNTIDELLTNHFRIFRKFHPVEQSHVPPPQPAQCAKCHTFDHTTENCRNKPVCNRCGGQHPIAACQQEISKPTCVNCNGEHLSTDINCPKRPKAPVSIEATAKIVCTDKPTKRTTDEETTPQAVVCEDFIRATTLALINILPDRKNLVITAMKDISRAFFGRQMNVSQAWNRIHFSISPAGNYQNEQGQDRKQTEKPARSRE